A single Dermacentor albipictus isolate Rhodes 1998 colony chromosome 3, USDA_Dalb.pri_finalv2, whole genome shotgun sequence DNA region contains:
- the LOC139057282 gene encoding kxDL motif-containing protein CG10681: MAHVDFSCCSSPAADVIAHALANQVNHKDIQSIIQCQKQVLGRLEKTNEMLINCNALSATRFAVASQDLKKHTQLLFDLKKDLDSVFKRIRFLKMKLSQQYTAAFTACNTVFYAVDEEDEPEERHPPSRGQPEKPADTTGKQKHVCAQLEDTHSGSSPQSSATSYNSENS, encoded by the exons ATGGCGCACGTTGATTTCAGCTGCTGCTCATCGCCTGCGGCAGATGTAATTGCTCATGCGCTGGCCAATCAAGTTAACCACAAAGACATCCAGTCTATAATACAGTGTCAGAAGCAAGT GCTAGGGAGACTTGAGAAGACAAATGAGATGTTGATCAACTGCAACGCACTCTCTGCAACACGCTTCGCCGTCGCTAGCCAAGACTTGAAAAAGCACACGCAGCTCCTGTTTGATCTCAAGAAAGACTTAGATTCTGTCTTCAAGCGAATTAG GTTCTTGAAGATGAAACTctcacagcagtacacagcagcATTCACAG CGTGCAACACTGTGTTCTATGCTGTCGATGAAGAAGATGAGCCTGAAGAGAGGCATCCGCCCAGCAGAGGCCAGCCAGAGAAACCAGCAGACACCACAGGGAAACAGAAGCATGTCTGTGCTCAACTGGAGGACACTCACAGTGGTTCTTCACCACAAAGCTCAGCCACTTCATACAACAGTGAAAACTCCTAG